The genomic segment NNNNNNNNNNNNNNNNNNNNNNNNNNNNNNNNNNNNNNNNNNNNNNNNNNNNNNNNNNNNNNNNNNNNNNNNNNNNNNNNNNNNNNNNNNNNNNNNNNNNNNNNNNNNNNNNNNNNNNNNNNNNNNNNNNNNNNNNNNNNNNNNNNNNNNNNNNNNNNNNNNNNNNNNNNNNNNNNNNNNNNNNNNNNNNNNNNNNNNNNNNNNNNNNNNNNNNNNNNNNNNNNNNNNNNNNNNNNNNNNNNNNNNNNNNNNNNNNNNNNNNNNNNNNNNNNNNNNNNNNNNNNNNNNNNNNNNNNNNNNNNNNNNNNNNNNNNNNNNNNNNNNNNNNNNNNNNNNNNNNNNNNNNNNNNNNGGTCCTCTCTACCGCCGCCCGGCTCGCTGTCCCCGTGCTCCCTCCAGTCCTCGGCCCTCcgccccttccctccccacctcgcCTGGCCCTGCAGGCGCCTCAGGCGGTACGGGCTGGGCAAGATGGCGGCTTTCGGGATCTTGAGCTATGAACACCGACCCCTGAAGCGGCTGCGGCTGGGGCCTCCCGATGTGTACCCTCAAGATCCCAAACAGAAGGAGGTGCGTTCACAATTCCCGGTTCCCGCGGGGTCCGGGCAGGTGTTTAGTGTGGGAAGAGACACTGACAGTTGAGGGAAGGGGGGGTTAAGGTTAGGTGAGAGAAAAAGTCCCAACAGGGGGAAGAGTAGAGTGGACTGGTGCCCTGCTGGANNNNNNNNNNNNNNNNTCGCTCTGGGGGATGTGGGAATCTCATGGActgtgggggtgagggtggggtccAAGTGAACATAAGGGCTGGGCTTTAAATAACCTCTTCTAGTCagaatcctcctcctcctccctttctcccttgttACCTTATCTTCTGCCCTCTCTTACAACCTCTTCTATAAGGCGAATGAGGGTGAGCTAAAATGCTGTTTTTCTGCCTCAGGATGAACTGACGGCTTTGAATGTAAAACAAGGTTTCAATAACCAGCCTGCTGTCTCTGGGGATGAACATGGCAGTGCCAAGAACGTCAACTTCAATCCTGCCAAGGTGAGACAACCCTGCCAGGCTgaaggaaaaggctggaagaatctgaggagCAAAAGCTCTGGGATGGGCAAACTGAAAGGAATAACCTAAATGGCAGTTTATAACTCAGAGCTACCACATTGGCATTTTCACATCTTAACTACCCTGAGGTATACTTTTCTCCCTTTAGATCAGTTCCAACTTCAGCAGCATCATCGCAGAGAAGTTAAGGTGTAATACTCTCTCTGACACTGGTCGCAGGAAGTCCCTAATGAACCAGAAGGACAACTTCTGGCTGGTGACTGCAAGATCTCAGAGTGCTATTAACACTTGGTTCACTGACCTGGCTGGCACCAAACCACTCACACACCTAGCCAAAAAGGTAAGGTACTGTTTTCCTGTTCTTAAGGTCAAGGTGGGGAATGTGTCTACCTATATTCTGAGATGAAGCTCTGTGGTGTCAGCTCCCTGGGTTAATTAGAGACTTTACTGTTTGTGATGTCCATCCAGGTCCCCATTTTCAGTAAAAAAGAAGAAGTATTTGGGTACTTGGCCAAATACACAGTGCCTGTGATGCGAGCTGCCTGGCTCATTAAGATGACCTGTGCCTACTATGCAGCAATGTCTGAGACTAAGGTTAAGAAGAAAAATACTGCTGACCCCTTCACTGGTAAGTAACTCTGGATACCTGGTGTACCACTGATGGCTTCAAGGAGTGATGGAGCCTTAGAATAAATCTTCCTAGTCTATTCCCTGCTTCTGCATGAATCTTATATTCACGAAATTGGTAAGTGTGGAGTAATTTGAGTATCTGCTGTGTTCAGGTACTGGGCTGTAAAGATGACCAGCATATAATTTCTGCTCTTTCGATCTTAGTGAAGATGCTAAGGCATATGTagcaaaattaaatatagaaagtGGTAAACGCCAAAAGAGTAGACAGAAGGTTCTTTGAGACTTCAGTGGACGTAATGACTACTTGCTTTAAGGAGGTGGCATTTGTCTGCAGGCTAAGAAGATGAATAGAGCTCAGAACTCTGGGGATTGTGGGTGGAGGTAGGGGATAAAGTATTCTAAGCCTAAGAATATTATCATATAGTTCcctttccatgttttctttagaATGGACTCAAATCATCACAAAGTACTTATGGGAGCAGCTACAGAAGATGGCTGAATACTATCGGCCAGGGCCTGCAGGAAGTGGAGGCTGTGGTTCTACTATAGGACCTTTGCCCCACGATGTAGAGATGGCAATCAGGCAGTGGGACTACAATGAGAAGCTCGCCTTGTTCATGTTTCAGGTAGGAGCAAGGGCATGTTGTACATGGCATTGAGTTGCACCTTATCCTGTCCTGTTGGAATAGAATGGAGTTTGCCTTTTACCTTGCCCCTGGTATAGCTCTCTTCATTTTTCCATTTGCTTTATCTGCCTTACCTCTAATAGTTCCCTGCTATCCATAGGATGGAATGCTGGACAGACATGAGTTCCTGACTTGGGTGCTTGAGTGTTTTGAGAAAATACGCCCTGGAGAGGATGAATTGCTTAAATTGCTGCTTCCCCTACTGCTTCGAGTAAGACCTAGACCTAGGGAGAGGCTGTTTAGAGGGATTTGAGTAAGAATTAGACCTTAGGGCTGTGTCTTTTGGAGATAACTAGCGGGCTCTGTTGGTCATATCTTTCCAGTACTCAGGGGAATTTGTTCAGTCCGCCTATCTGTCCCGCCGTCTTGCCTACTTCTGTACCCGGAGATTGGCTCTCCAGCTGGACGGTGTGAGCAGCCATTCATCTCATGTCATATCTGCTCAGTCAACAAGTTCTCTGCCCACTACCCCAGCACCTCAGCCCCCAACTAGCAGTACACCCTCGACTCCCTTTAGTGACCTGCTTATGTGCCCTCAGCACCGTCCCCTGGTTTTTGGCCTCAGCTGTATCCTTCAGGTAGGTACTAAAGGGCCCAAGAAAGTATAAAGAATTGACTGCTCATCCTGGAGAATAGGGGTGAGTTCAACTTGGAGGTGGGAGCAGGCACTGAGTACCCGTTCAAGAATTAGTGTTTCTCTGTCATAGGATGTTCCTTTTTAGAGACTTTGGACATTCTCTTCCAGGACTAAGTAAAAGCTTTTAGAAAAAAGCTTTTTAGAAAAGTGCGTGAGAATCTGGGTATGATAGTatatgcctgtagtcccaggacttggaaagaagaggcaggaggattgtgaattcaaagtcagcttaAGTTTACATAGCcaaatgaaaccttgtctcaagatattttttttttttttaaaaagggaggaaGACGGGGATCGGGAATGATACGTGCTCCAAGGACTTAGTCATAATAAACCTAATTGAGATGTCAAACCTAAGGGAAGTGGGTCTTAAGTGGGGATTCTAGAGAGGTAGCAGTGCTAACTGGGTTTGATTTATCTATTTGTCTGGCAGACTATCCTTCTGTGTTGCCCTAGTGCCCTAGTTTGGCACTACTCATTGACTGATAGCCGAATTAAGACTGGCTCACCACTTGACCACCTGCCTATTGCTCCTTCCAACTTGCCCATGCCAGAGGGTAACAGTGCCTTTACTCAGCAGGTAAGTTTAACTGCTGCACTGTTACTTCAAAGCTGGAATgtgttttatgtttctgttttgtttttgagacagaatcttgctgAGTAGCCTGAAAGTTGCTATGTGgatcaggcaggcctcaaacttaatggtgatccttctgcctctgacttccaagtgctacAGGCGTGTACTACCTTGTTTGGTAGTACACAACTTGGCTAccttttttcttagatttttatatATCTGGGTATttccttaaggtttttttttttttttttaaaattgcaggTCCGTGCAAAATTACGAGAGATTGAACAACAGATCAAGGAGCGTGGACAAGCAGTTGAAGTTCGCTGGTCTTTTGATAAGTGCCAGGAAGCTACTGCAGGTGAGTGTCAAAGGACAAAAGCTAAGAAAGGGTGAGCGATAGGTTCATAGATATCTGAGACTCTTTGAATTCATTGAGCCTTTAGTTAAGTCCCCTTTACTGTTTGTCCTCAGGTTTCACCATTGGACGGGTGCTCCATACTTTAGAAGTGCTGGATAGCCATAGTTTTGAGCGCTCTGACTTTAGTAACTCTCTTGACTCCCTTTGTAATCGAATCTTTGGATTGGGGCCTAGTAAGGATGGTCATGAGGTGagtaagaagagaaacagaaagagcaaaAACATTGCAGGAGAAGCAGTAACTAACTGTAAGGTGAAGGTATAGTAtgccattgaaaccaggagatTCTTGAAGAGATGTCTTCCAGCTTCCTGGGCCCAGGATGTGTTTAGCTGGGGCCTTATCTTGAACAAAGAGAACTTAGTTCTTTTGTCCCCAGCCTTCCGTTTCTTATCCTTGTCAAATCCATTGGTTACAGATTTCCTCTGATGATGATGCTGTGGTATCATTATTGTGTGAATGGGCTGTAAGCTGCAAGCGCTCAGGTCGGCATCGTGCTATGGTAGTAGCCAAACTCCTGGAGAAGAGACAAGCAGAGATTGAGGCTGAGGTGAGAGGCAAAGCAAAGGGAATGAATTGCCCAAAGGAAAGAATCTAATTGGGTTTGAACATCTTGCAGTGATTGTGGCAGTAATGAGATTGTGACTGGACCTGAGGGATTGGAAAGAAACAATAGATAGAGAACTCTTATCTTGGCACATTTCTGTAatagcacttgaaaggcagacaAGGGTGGATCACAGTTACAAAGCCAACCAGGACTGTTTTGAGAGAGTCTCAAAAGTTACAAAGAAAACAGGCGTTACGGCCAgggggcatacctttaatctcagctcccAGGAGCTTGAGGCAAACAGATCACTGTGAGGTTGAGGCCACCTGGTCTATGGAGTTCTAGAACAGTTAGGGCTtcatagactctgtctcaaaaaagttttttaaaaatgatggggatggtggtgcatgactttaatcttagcactcacttggaagacagaggtaaGCTGATTTTGATGAGTGTGTGActagcttggtcttcatagtgaCTAACAGGCctgctagagctacatagtgagatcttgcctCACAAgaccaaatgaacaaataaaagtaGACTTACAGGATCTGTTAAGGACATAAGGCACAAATAGAAAAGAGCTGTTGGATCAACTGGTTAGAGAGGAGATCAAGGCTGTAGTTGGGAGGTAGCAAAGGAAATGGAAAGTATGGGATGAAGGCAAGACAAGTGATGATTCCAAGgttatgtcttttgttttgttttgtttttgtttttttgttttttcgagacagggtttctctgtgtagccctggctgtcctggaactcactctgtagaccaggctggcttcgaactcagaaatccgcctgcctctgcctcccaagtgctgggatcaaaggcacgcgccaccatgGCCCGGCCAAGGTTATGTCTTGAAGAGCGAAGAAATCACTCCTCAGTTTGTTCTCTCACCTTGCAGCGCTGTGGAGAATCTGAAGCAGCTGATGAGAAGGGCTCCGTTGCCTCTGGTTCCCTTTCTGCTCCTAGTGCACCCATTTTCCAGGATGTCCTCCTGCAGTTTCTGGACACACAGGCTCCCATGCTGAGTATGCACGTCTATAACCTTCTAGTTACTCTGCCTAGATTCAGTTACAAGCTAAGTCATCAGAAAACATAAAGAAGGATCTTCTGGTGTCTATTTCTATTTCTGGGTTGGGCTCTGTGCAGAATGACTTTTAGCATAATTCTGCTCCTTTATGGTCTCACAATTTTAATAGgatagagaaatggaaagaaccaACACAAGAACATGTGAGCAAAGCATTTTTACTATATGCACAGCAGCAAAGATGCTCTGGTCATTCTGAGGTGGTGGTGGACAGCATTAAGTATAGCCAACCATCCTTTTCTTAAAAAGTTGTCTACGggtatttttcctgcatgtatccCAGTGCACCATGTAGATGTCTGGAAGCCAGTGGACAGTTTTAGAtccccccagaactggagtttaTAGGCAATTGGGAGCCGCCCGGGTGCTGGGATTCACACCCTAGGCCGTCTGGAAGAATGGCCAGTAactgctctttactgctgagccatttttctagtgCTATTAACCATACTTTGTATCTTTAGGCAGTttctggatttttgttgttgttcctcttatTGCCTAGCGGATGTCTCTGCCAGTATTCTAAGAGTGCCTGTTTTGTGTTCAGCTAAGTTATCTTTCCTTATTCCTTCTATTATAGCTGATCCCCgaagtgagagtgagagagtggaATTCTTTAACTTGGTACTGCTGTTCTGTGAACTGATCCGACATGATGTCTTCTCCCATAATATGTACACCTGCACTCTCATTTCTCGGGGGGATCTTGCATTTGGAGCCCCTGGTCCTCGGCCTCCTTCTCCCTTTGATGATCCTTCAGATGATACAGAGCGCAAGGAGGCtgaaggcagcagcagcagcaagctaGAGGTGTGTGGCCCTTTCCTTGCTCTTAATTATTACTTTTGACACCCATTTTTCACAGCTTCCAGAAGCCTCTGAGAGTCTCCTTTACCTGAGATTTACCCAAGAATGATAGTATTTTCTCAGCACTTCGTGGTTTATAAAGTGCTCTCATGTCAGTTTTTCACTTGGTCTTCACATAAGGTCTGTGAGGTATTTTTGCCTTCCATTTAAAGCTGATGGAAACTGAAGCTTTACTTACTTACTGGTTAAGTAACTGGACAAGGTTTGAATCCAGAACTCGTGCTTTCCTTATGCCTCCTTGATCCAATTCTCCATGACCTTTCCTGGACAGTGAGGAACTACTTCCTAGGACTAAGAAAGCTCTTGCTTTGTTGAATACCTTCAGGACCCAGGGCTCTCTGAATCTATGGACATCGACCCTAGTTCCAGTGTACTTTTTGAGGACATGGAAAAGCCTGATTTCTCAGTAAGATCCTGAGCATGGAAGCATCCAGTGCCTTGGCTCTCCCCTTGTGTCTCCTTTTGGAATTCCTTTATGTTTCCTGCTTTTCCTGAATGCTTTGCCCTCTCGCCTTCTTAGTTGTTCTCCCCTACTATGCCTTGTGAGGGGAAGGGAAGCCCATCCCCTGAGAAACCAGATGTCGAAAAGGAAGTGAAACCCCCAGCCAAAGAGAAGATTGAGGGGACACTTGGGATTCTGTATGACCAGCCACGACATGTGCAGTATGCCACACACTTTCCAATCCCACAGGTACTGTTGGTCTCCAACATTGGTGATGGCCTGTTTGAGGCCAGATTTCCATCAAAGGAATTTGCTGAAGGGCTAGACCCATTCCTAAGGGGGTGGTTGTTTGAGAAGGGGCTTGAACATGGGCGTGTTGAGAGATGCAAAGCATGCTCTTAAGAGGAGGGCAGGAGACTTCTGATGGAGCCTGATGGTGCTGCTGGGATGCAGGAGGAGTCATGCAGCCATGAGTGCAACCAGCGGTTGGTCGTACTGTTTGGGGTGGGGAAGCAGCGAGATGATGCCCGCCATGCCATCAAGAAGATTACCAAGGATATCCTGAAGGTTCTGAACCGCAAGGGGACAGCAGAAACTGGTGGGTTTCAGTCTCCTTAAACAGAAGCCTCCCTAAAGAATACCCTAGTCAGTTTTCCCATGCCCAGTGTAGGGCACTCCCCAGTCATGTCCCAATGTCCTGTCTCTTGGAGTCGCCTGAGAGCTCTAGTCNNNNNNNNNNTCTACAGACCAGCTTGCTCCTATTGTGCCTCTGAATCCTGGAGACCTGACATTCTTAGGTACCTCACAGTAAGCCCCTTactgccttccctcccttccccccttaaCCTAGCACCTCCCTGTACATGTTCCTCTAGGGCCACATAGTCTGTGGTCCTTTAAACCTGTGCTTCACTGTCCCATTTGTCCCTATACCAGCCCTTCCCTGaccccccttcccctcttctctctcccttccctcttttccctttccctttcccctcctcccttcctaccATAGTCCCTTCTCCACACCCCTCCCTGAGCCCCAGtcagttagttttattttttgtcctgACTTCTTGCTTTGAACTGTCCTGTCAGGTGGGGAAGATGGGCAGAAGCGACGCCGCAACCGGCCCGAAGCTTTTCCCACTGCTGAAGATATTTTCGCTAAGTTCCAGCACCTTTCCCATTATGACCAACACCAGGTCACAGCTCAGGTGTGGGCCTAAGCCAGCCCCCTCCCCACATTCTGGCGTCCTGTCCTGGTTTCCTTTTTGTCTTACCTTCCCCCTAAGCAGACTAAGCTTGATGgtctcatcccctccccccaccatccTTTCCTGTGTCCCTaggtcttctttccttccattcctgTCTCACTCGCATTGCCCTTATCAGGTCTCCCGGAATGTTCTGGAGCAGATCACAAGCTTTGCCCTTGGCATGTCATACCACTTGCCTCTGGTGCAGCATGTGCAGTTCATCTTCGACCTCATGGAATATTCACTGAGCATCAGTGGCCTCATCGACTTTGCCATTCAGGTGGGGAAGTTGGGAAAGATAAGGGTGGAAGAAGGAATTCATGCTATATAGGGTCATGAAGACAAGAGTGGAGGCTCCAGCCAGTTTCCCAGGCTATTTGGATGGCTTGAAGACTAGCAGAGGGGAAGTGGAACATGAGCTAAGACTTCTGGAATAGAGACTTAAGTGCTCCCTGGGGAGGCCCAAGAGACAGATTAGAGCTTTGGGTACAGACCATCTTCCTGCTATGGAGTTCACAGCATGCTGTCCTGGAGACTTGGTTAGAGATACTGCTAGTATCGTGTAGGACACTGCTATGTGGTAATCTGACCCTTCTCTGCTGAAGTGGCTCCAGTGGGAAGGGCTCAGGTTCGGCCATGCCAAGTTCCTCATGGAAAATAGGGGTTATGTACAATACAAAGGGTCTCTTCTCAGGTTTTACTTCCATTTCTCTGATAGTTGCTGAATGAGCTGAGTGTGGTTGAGGCGGAGCTCCTTCTCAAGTCGTCGGATCTGGTGGGCAGCTACACTACCAGCCTGTGCTTATGTATTGTGGCTGTCCTTCGACACTATCATGCCTGCCTCATCCTCAATCAGGACCAGATGGCACAAGTGTTTGAGGGGTAAGTGTGGTTTCAGAGTAACTAAGATGTGTAGGGTTCTGGTGAATGCCAGTTAGAAATGGCCTAGGAAGGACATGTCAGTCCACACAGTGCAGCAGCGTCTGCTAATAAGGTAGGGGTAGGAATAGCTTTACCAAGACACTTGAATTTGTCTCCATGGCCTTTGTGCCCTGGGCCCTGTATACCACCTGTTAATCCTCTCTACCATGCCTCTGTGGCAGGCTCTGTGGCGTGGTGAAACATGGAATGAACCGTTCAGATGGCTCCTCTGCAGAGCGCTGTATCCTTGCTTATCTCTATGATCTGTATACCTCCTGTAGCCATTTAAAGAGCAAATTTGGGGAGCTCTTCAGGTAAGAGAGGTAGAGGGGGGGGTCAGAGAATGGGGCTAGTCCCACGTCCTTCCTGTTACTGCACACCTCAGCATCGAGCTGTCTGTGCGGGATCGTTACGGACTGTGTCCCTTACCTGTTACTTTATTACTGAAAGTGAACCTTCTTCCTCCTTGCCTTCACAGGCCACTTTCTTAATCACATGTGGCTCCCTTCCTGCCATGTCTGCTGTGGCCCAgctccctttttcttctcccaagGTCCTCCATCCTtcactccttttcttttttcttttctcccctttcctgcccATCCCTGTACCCCCTACCAGGCCTCCTTCAGTATTGCTATTTCCTTTCCCCACCCCTGCAGTGACTTTTGCTCAAAAGTGAAGAACACCATCTACTGTAACGTGGAGCCATCAGAATCCAATATGCGCTGGGCACCGGAGTTCATGATTGACACTCTGGAGAACCCTGCTGCTCACACTTTCACCTACACGGGACTAGGCAAGAGTCTTAGTGAGAACCCTGCTAACCGCTACAGCTTTGTCTGCAATGCTCTTATGCACGTCTGCGTGGGCCACCATGATCCTGATAGGTATGGGCCATCCTGAGTTAAGGAATGAGCATCGTGCCTCTACCTGATATTAGGAGGACTGGCTTACCAGAGAGATACTATACCTTCCATTGTTACTGGGGCAGAGACCAAAAGTTAAGCGTCTGAGGTTTTGTGGAACGACTTTTCCTGAGGGCTTTTGTACTTTTCCCTAGGGTAAATGACATCGCCATCCTTTGTGCAGAGCTGACGGGCTATTGCAAGTCTCTGAGTGCAGAGTGGTTAGGAGTACTTAAAGCCTTGTGCTGCTCCTCCAACAATGGCACTTGTGGTTTCAACGATCTCCTGTGCAACGTAGATGTAAGCCTTTGGGTGGGGTCTTGCTGGAAGATGAGGCAGTTACCTATTTGCTAGAGATCTGGCTAGAGTCAAGACCATAGAGGGTCAGAGTTGAGTAGAGTGGAGGCGTGGCGCACTGGCTATGTCTCCTTCAGCATACTGACTCACAGTACCTGTCTGTTTTCCTTAGGTTAGTGACTTGTCTTTTCACGATTCCTTGGCTACTTTTGTTGCTATCCTCATCGCCCGTCAATGTTTGCTCTTAGAAGACCTGATTCGCTGTGCAGCCATCCCTTCACTCCTCAATGCTGGTAAAGTTCCAGTCCGTAAGCCCTAGAATGTCAGGACTGCACCACGTGTGCTCATGCATGCTCCCTAGCCATCCTGTGATTGAGAAACACCCTGCTGCAGTCCCCAGGCCAAGGCTTTGTTACACTCCAGGCTGGGAGGATGCAAAGGCTCATTTTGAATTTGCAGCCCTGATGCCACCCCTGTCCATACAAACAGTTGAACCCAATACCTCCCTCATGCTTGAGCATGAGCTTCAGCCCAGCCTATGGACCTTTTAGGTTTTGACCTTTTACCTGAATAAGATTTTTGTGCTCCACTCTCCTTCAGGATTATATTGTTTCTTCCCCTT from the Mastomys coucha isolate ucsf_1 chromosome X, UCSF_Mcou_1, whole genome shotgun sequence genome contains:
- the Med12 gene encoding mediator of RNA polymerase II transcription subunit 12 isoform X2 yields the protein MAAFGILSYEHRPLKRLRLGPPDVYPQDPKQKEDELTALNVKQGFNNQPAVSGDEHGSAKNVNFNPAKISSNFSSIIAEKLRCNTLSDTGRRKSLMNQKDNFWLVTARSQSAINTWFTDLAGTKPLTHLAKKVPIFSKKEEVFGYLAKYTVPVMRAAWLIKMTCAYYAAMSETKVKKKNTADPFTEWTQIITKYLWEQLQKMAEYYRPGPAGSGGCGSTIGPLPHDVEMAIRQWDYNEKLALFMFQDGMLDRHEFLTWVLECFEKIRPGEDELLKLLLPLLLRYSGEFVQSAYLSRRLAYFCTRRLALQLDGVSSHSSHVISAQSTSSLPTTPAPQPPTSSTPSTPFSDLLMCPQHRPLVFGLSCILQTILLCCPSALVWHYSLTDSRIKTGSPLDHLPIAPSNLPMPEGNSAFTQQVRAKLREIEQQIKERGQAVEVRWSFDKCQEATAGFTIGRVLHTLEVLDSHSFERSDFSNSLDSLCNRIFGLGPSKDGHEISSDDDAVVSLLCEWAVSCKRSGRHRAMVVAKLLEKRQAEIEAERCGESEAADEKGSVASGSLSAPSAPIFQDVLLQFLDTQAPMLTDPRSESERVEFFNLVLLFCELIRHDVFSHNMYTCTLISRGDLAFGAPGPRPPSPFDDPSDDTERKEAEGSSSSKLEDPGLSESMDIDPSSSVLFEDMEKPDFSLFSPTMPCEGKGSPSPEKPDVEKEVKPPAKEKIEGTLGILYDQPRHVQYATHFPIPQEESCSHECNQRLVVLFGVGKQRDDARHAIKKITKDILKVLNRKGTAETDQLAPIVPLNPGDLTFLGGEDGQKRRRNRPEAFPTAEDIFAKFQHLSHYDQHQVTAQVSRNVLEQITSFALGMSYHLPLVQHVQFIFDLMEYSLSISGLIDFAIQLLNELSVVEAELLLKSSDLVGSYTTSLCLCIVAVLRHYHACLILNQDQMAQVFEGLCGVVKHGMNRSDGSSAERCILAYLYDLYTSCSHLKSKFGELFSDFCSKVKNTIYCNVEPSESNMRWAPEFMIDTLENPAAHTFTYTGLGKSLSENPANRYSFVCNALMHVCVGHHDPDRVNDIAILCAELTGYCKSLSAEWLGVLKALCCSSNNGTCGFNDLLCNVDVSDLSFHDSLATFVAILIARQCLLLEDLIRCAAIPSLLNAACSEQDSEPGARLTCRILLHLFKTPQLNPCQSDGNKPTVGIRSSCDRHLLAASQNRIVDGAVFAVLKAVFVLGDAELKGSGFTVPGGTEELPEEEGGGGSSGRRQGGRNISVETASLDVYAKYVLRSICQQEWVGERCLKSLCEDSNDLQDPVLSSAQAQRLMQLICYPHRLLDNEDGENPQRQRIKRILKNLDQWTMRQSSLELQLMIKQTPNNEMNSLLENIAKATIEVFQQSAETGSSSGSAASNMPSSSKTKPVLSSLERSGVWLVAPLIAKLPTSVQGHVLKAAGEELEKGQHLGSSSRKERDRQKQKSMSLLSQQPFLSLVLTCLKGQDEQREGLLASLHSQVHQIVINWRENQYLDDCKPKQLMHEALKLRLNLVGGMFDTVQRSTQQTTEWAQLLLEIIISGTVDMQSNNELFTTVLDMLSVLINGTLAADMSSISQGSMEENKRAYMNLVKKLQKDLGERQSDSLEKVHQLLPLPKQNRDVITCEPQGSLIDTKGNKIAGFDSIFKKEGLQVSTKQKISPWELFEGLKPSTAPLSWAWFGTVRVDRRVARGEEQQRLLLYHTHLRPRPRAYYLEPLPLPPEDEEPPAPALLEPEKKAPEPPKTDKPGAVPPSTEERKKKSTKGKKRSQPATKSEDYGMGPGRSGPYGVTVPPDLLHHGNPGSISHLSYRQSSMGLYTQNQPLPAGGPRVDPYRPVRLPMQKLPTRPTYPGVLPTTMSTVMGLEPSSYKTSVYRQQQPTVPQGQRLRQQLQQSQGMLGQSSVHQMTPSSSYGLQTSQGYTSYVSHVGLQQHTGPAGTMVPPSYSSQPYQSTHPSTNPTLVDPTRHLQQRPSGYVHQQAPTYGHGLTSTQRFSHQTLQQTPMMGTMTPLSAQGVQAGVRSTSILPEQQQQQQQQQQQQQQQQQQQQQQQQQQQQQQQQYHIRQQQQQQQMLRQQQQQQQQQQQQQQQQQQQQQQQQQQQQPHQQQQQAAPPQPQPQSQPQFQRQGLQQTQQQQQTAALVRQLQQQLSNTQPQPSTNIFGRY
- the Med12 gene encoding mediator of RNA polymerase II transcription subunit 12 isoform X1, producing MAAFGILSYEHRPLKRLRLGPPDVYPQDPKQKEDELTALNVKQGFNNQPAVSGDEHGSAKNVNFNPAKISSNFSSIIAEKLRCNTLSDTGRRKSLMNQKDNFWLVTARSQSAINTWFTDLAGTKPLTHLAKKVPIFSKKEEVFGYLAKYTVPVMRAAWLIKMTCAYYAAMSETKVKKKNTADPFTEWTQIITKYLWEQLQKMAEYYRPGPAGSGGCGSTIGPLPHDVEMAIRQWDYNEKLALFMFQDGMLDRHEFLTWVLECFEKIRPGEDELLKLLLPLLLRYSGEFVQSAYLSRRLAYFCTRRLALQLDGVSSHSSHVISAQSTSSLPTTPAPQPPTSSTPSTPFSDLLMCPQHRPLVFGLSCILQTILLCCPSALVWHYSLTDSRIKTGSPLDHLPIAPSNLPMPEGNSAFTQQVRAKLREIEQQIKERGQAVEVRWSFDKCQEATAGFTIGRVLHTLEVLDSHSFERSDFSNSLDSLCNRIFGLGPSKDGHEISSDDDAVVSLLCEWAVSCKRSGRHRAMVVAKLLEKRQAEIEAERCGESEAADEKGSVASGSLSAPSAPIFQDVLLQFLDTQAPMLTDPRSESERVEFFNLVLLFCELIRHDVFSHNMYTCTLISRGDLAFGAPGPRPPSPFDDPSDDTERKEAEGSSSSKLEDPGLSESMDIDPSSSVLFEDMEKPDFSLFSPTMPCEGKGSPSPEKPDVEKEVKPPAKEKIEGTLGILYDQPRHVQYATHFPIPQEESCSHECNQRLVVLFGVGKQRDDARHAIKKITKDILKVLNRKGTAETDQLAPIVPLNPGDLTFLGGEDGQKRRRNRPEAFPTAEDIFAKFQHLSHYDQHQVTAQVSRNVLEQITSFALGMSYHLPLVQHVQFIFDLMEYSLSISGLIDFAIQLLNELSVVEAELLLKSSDLVGSYTTSLCLCIVAVLRHYHACLILNQDQMAQVFEGLCGVVKHGMNRSDGSSAERCILAYLYDLYTSCSHLKSKFGELFSDFCSKVKNTIYCNVEPSESNMRWAPEFMIDTLENPAAHTFTYTGLGKSLSENPANRYSFVCNALMHVCVGHHDPDRVNDIAILCAELTGYCKSLSAEWLGVLKALCCSSNNGTCGFNDLLCNVDVSDLSFHDSLATFVAILIARQCLLLEDLIRCAAIPSLLNAACSEQDSEPGARLTCRILLHLFKTPQLNPCQSDGNKPTVGIRSSCDRHLLAASQNRIVDGAVFAVLKAVFVLGDAELKGSGFTVPGGTEELPEEEGGGGSSGRRQGGRNISVETASLDVYAKYVLRSICQQEWVGERCLKSLCEDSNDLQDPVLSSAQAQRLMQLICYPHRLLDNEDGENPQRQRIKRILKNLDQWTMRQSSLELQLMIKQTPNNEMNSLLENIAKATIEVFQQSAETGSSSGSAASNMPSSSKTKPVLSSLERSGVWLVAPLIAKLPTSVQGHVLKAAGEELEKGQHLGSSSRKERDRQKQKSMSLLSQQPFLSLVLTCLKGQDEQREGLLASLHSQVHQIVINWRENQYLDDCKPKQLMHEALKLRLNLVGGMFDTVQRSTQQTTEWAQLLLEIIISGTVDMQSNNELFTTVLDMLSVLINGTLAADMSSISQGSMEENKRAYMNLVKKLQKDLGERQSDSLEKVHQLLPLPKQNRDVITCEPQGSLIDTKGNKIAGFDSIFKKEGLQVSTKQKISPWELFEGLKPSTAPLSWAWFGTVRVDRRVARGEEQQRLLLYHTHLRPRPRAYYLEPLPLPPEDEEPPAPALLEPEKKAPEPPKTDKPGAVPPSTEERKKKSTKGKKRSQPATKSEDYGMGPGRSGPYGVTVPPDLLHHGNPGSISHLSYRQSSMGLYTQNQPLPAGGPRVDPYRPVRLPMQKLPTRPTYPGVLPTTMSTVMGLEPSSYKTSVYRQQQPTVPQGQRLRQQLQAKIQSQGMLGQSSVHQMTPSSSYGLQTSQGYTSYVSHVGLQQHTGPAGTMVPPSYSSQPYQSTHPSTNPTLVDPTRHLQQRPSGYVHQQAPTYGHGLTSTQRFSHQTLQQTPMMGTMTPLSAQGVQAGVRSTSILPEQQQQQQQQQQQQQQQQQQQQQQQQQQQQQQQQYHIRQQQQQQQMLRQQQQQQQQQQQQQQQQQQQQQQQQQQQQPHQQQQQAAPPQPQPQSQPQFQRQGLQQTQQQQQTAALVRQLQQQLSNTQPQPSTNIFGRY